From Campylobacter lari, the proteins below share one genomic window:
- a CDS encoding lysophospholipid acyltransferase family protein, producing the protein MVKSFKINLLAFGIFLLQWLIFLTCRKVYLGQKLPKRSCVILFWHGRLALMPFAYRKMGIKGKKAYVMISHHKDGEIIARNIAFFGLDALRGSTSKGALALLKQSFKILDQGDDVIITPDGPRGPYHSVSDGSVMIALKKNAPLFLLNYEASSFWEFKSWDKMILPKPFSKITYRLSEEIKIQNLNLEEAKVLIKEKFDMISQIDKG; encoded by the coding sequence ATGGTGAAATCCTTTAAGATTAATCTTTTAGCTTTTGGAATTTTTTTATTACAATGGCTAATTTTTTTAACTTGTAGAAAGGTTTATTTAGGGCAAAAGCTTCCAAAAAGATCATGTGTGATACTTTTTTGGCATGGGCGTCTTGCTCTAATGCCTTTTGCTTATCGTAAAATGGGTATTAAAGGAAAAAAAGCTTATGTGATGATTTCACACCATAAAGATGGAGAAATCATTGCTAGAAATATTGCTTTTTTTGGTTTGGATGCTTTAAGAGGTAGCACAAGCAAAGGTGCCTTGGCTTTATTGAAACAATCTTTTAAAATTTTAGATCAAGGCGATGATGTGATTATCACTCCAGATGGGCCAAGAGGACCTTATCATAGTGTTTCAGATGGTTCTGTGATGATAGCTTTAAAAAAAAATGCTCCACTTTTTTTGCTAAATTATGAAGCAAGTTCTTTTTGGGAATTTAAAAGTTGGGATAAAATGATCTTACCTAAGCCTTTTTCTAAGATTACTTATAGATTAAGTGAAGAAATCAAAATACAAAATTTAAATTTAGAAGAAGCTAAAGTATTGATAAAAGAAAAATTTGATATGATAAGTCAAATAGATAAAGGATAA
- the miaB gene encoding tRNA (N6-isopentenyl adenosine(37)-C2)-methylthiotransferase MiaB, translated as MSKKLFIQTLGCAMNVRDSEHMIAELKEKENYELTQDAKEADLILINTCSVREKPVHKLFSEVGSFEKIKKNGAKIGVCGCTASHLGDEIFKRAPNVDFVLGARNVSKITKAVNTPKFLGNDIDFDESNYAFADFRNSLYKTYINISIGCDKHCTYCIVPHTRGDEISIPFEIIKNEALKAVSKGAKEIFLLGQNVNNYGKRFSNAHEKINFSDLLEKLSEIEGLERIRFTSPHPLHMDDRFLEVFSKNPKVCKSMHMPLQSGSSEILKAMKRGYTKEWYLDRALKLRSMCKDVSISTDVIVAFPGESDKDFEDTMDVLEKVRFEQMFSFKYSKRPLTKAATMPNQIPDDIASKRLSVLQARHTEILDEIVVKQKDKEFEVLFEELRSEGFVAGRSDNNFLIQVKGSEELLGQMKKVKITNPRRMVLNGEIL; from the coding sequence TTGAGTAAAAAACTTTTTATACAAACTTTAGGTTGTGCTATGAATGTGCGTGATTCAGAGCACATGATAGCTGAACTTAAAGAAAAAGAAAATTATGAATTAACTCAAGATGCAAAAGAAGCAGATTTGATTTTAATCAATACTTGCTCGGTGCGTGAAAAGCCTGTGCATAAGCTTTTTTCAGAAGTTGGAAGTTTTGAAAAAATCAAAAAAAATGGAGCTAAAATAGGAGTTTGTGGTTGTACTGCTTCACATTTGGGAGATGAGATTTTCAAGCGTGCTCCTAATGTGGATTTTGTTTTGGGTGCTAGAAATGTTTCTAAAATCACAAAGGCCGTAAATACTCCAAAATTTTTAGGTAATGATATAGATTTTGATGAGAGTAATTATGCTTTTGCAGATTTTAGAAATAGCCTTTATAAGACCTATATTAACATCTCCATAGGTTGTGATAAGCATTGTACTTATTGTATAGTGCCTCACACAAGAGGAGATGAAATTTCTATACCTTTTGAGATTATTAAAAATGAAGCATTAAAAGCTGTTTCTAAGGGTGCTAAAGAGATTTTTTTGCTAGGACAAAATGTTAACAATTACGGCAAAAGATTTTCTAATGCACATGAAAAGATTAATTTTTCAGATCTTTTGGAAAAGTTAAGTGAAATTGAAGGTTTAGAGCGTATCCGCTTTACAAGCCCACATCCATTGCATATGGACGATAGATTTTTAGAGGTTTTTTCTAAAAATCCTAAAGTTTGTAAGTCTATGCATATGCCTTTGCAAAGTGGTTCAAGTGAAATTTTAAAGGCTATGAAACGCGGATATACTAAAGAGTGGTATTTAGATAGAGCATTGAAACTTCGTTCTATGTGTAAAGATGTGAGTATTTCTACTGATGTGATTGTGGCTTTTCCAGGTGAGAGTGATAAAGACTTTGAAGATACCATGGATGTGCTTGAAAAAGTGCGATTTGAGCAAATGTTTTCTTTTAAATACTCTAAAAGACCATTAACTAAAGCTGCAACTATGCCAAATCAAATTCCTGATGATATAGCTTCAAAACGCTTGAGTGTTTTACAAGCAAGACATACAGAAATTTTAGATGAAATTGTTGTAAAACAAAAAGATAAAGAATTTGAAGTTTTATTTGAAGAATTAAGAAGTGAAGGTTTTGTAGCAGGTAGAAGTGATAATAATTTTTTGATTCAAGTTAAAGGCAGTGAAGAGCTATTAGGACAAATGAAAAAAGTAAAAATCACCAATCCTAGGCGTATGGTGTTAAATGGTGAAATCCTTTAA
- a CDS encoding HP0268 family nuclease produces MDLKIARTSVDEKPKSISLESIEKAVDKEGQKFFYFDKDNAHKQLIALVEHFEKKGKCVYHRTIKYGLDDADFMYEVHIL; encoded by the coding sequence ATGGACTTAAAAATAGCAAGAACCTCTGTTGATGAAAAGCCAAAAAGTATAAGTTTAGAAAGTATTGAAAAGGCTGTGGATAAAGAAGGTCAAAAATTTTTCTATTTCGATAAAGATAATGCCCATAAGCAATTAATCGCTTTGGTGGAGCATTTTGAAAAAAAAGGAAAATGTGTTTATCATAGAACAATCAAATATGGTTTAGATGATGCAGATTTTATGTATGAGGTACATATTCTTTGA
- the nusA gene encoding transcription termination factor NusA, protein MEKITDIIESIANEKNLQIEDVRERVKKALINTAKKIYGDKYEFFVDSGKNLQLYQKIIVVADNDERLENENEHFIALSKARAEAKDIEIGDELTYECSLENLGRTAVNILHKELEYNIQKLLEEKIYEKYQKMVGHMVFGSVVRVDSEENTYVEIDEFRAYLPRKNRIKGEKFKVGDVIKAVIRHVYIDKSGMRMELSRTSPKFLEALLKAEVPEIKDDLINIYASARIPGERAKIILQANSPSVDAVGATVGIKGVRINAVSKELKNENIDCIEYSNEMAILITRSLAPAIINSVSIEDKKAIVTLNSEQKSKAIGKSGINIRLASMLLGYEIELNEVNNEDKTNNQEEAFKNLKALFGEN, encoded by the coding sequence ATGGAAAAAATCACAGATATAATTGAATCCATTGCTAATGAGAAAAATTTACAAATAGAAGATGTAAGAGAAAGAGTTAAAAAAGCACTTATTAATACTGCTAAGAAAATTTATGGCGATAAGTATGAATTTTTTGTTGATTCAGGTAAAAATTTACAACTTTATCAAAAAATCATCGTAGTAGCTGATAATGATGAAAGATTAGAAAATGAAAATGAGCATTTTATCGCTTTAAGTAAAGCAAGGGCAGAGGCTAAAGATATAGAAATTGGTGATGAGCTAACTTATGAATGTTCTTTAGAAAATTTAGGTCGTACTGCTGTAAATATCTTACATAAAGAATTAGAATATAACATTCAAAAACTCTTAGAAGAAAAAATCTATGAAAAATACCAAAAAATGGTAGGACATATGGTTTTTGGTAGCGTAGTAAGAGTAGATAGTGAAGAAAATACTTATGTAGAAATTGATGAGTTTCGTGCATATTTACCTAGAAAAAATCGTATCAAAGGTGAAAAATTTAAAGTTGGCGATGTGATTAAAGCTGTTATTAGACATGTATATATTGATAAATCAGGTATGAGAATGGAGCTTAGTAGAACTAGTCCTAAATTTTTAGAAGCTTTATTAAAAGCTGAAGTTCCTGAAATCAAAGATGACCTTATAAATATTTATGCAAGTGCAAGAATTCCAGGCGAGAGAGCAAAAATCATCTTACAAGCTAATAGCCCGAGTGTTGATGCAGTAGGAGCAACTGTAGGCATAAAAGGAGTTAGAATTAATGCTGTAAGCAAAGAATTAAAAAATGAAAATATCGACTGCATTGAGTATTCTAATGAAATGGCAATTTTAATCACAAGAAGCTTAGCTCCAGCCATTATAAACTCAGTTAGTATCGAAGATAAAAAAGCCATTGTAACGCTAAATAGCGAGCAAAAAAGCAAAGCCATAGGAAAAAGTGGTATTAATATACGCTTAGCTAGCATGCTTCTTGGATATGAGATAGAGCTTAATGAAGTAAATAATGAGGATAAAACTAATAACCAAGAAGAAGCATTTAAAAATCTTAAAGCTTTATTTGGAGAAAATTAA
- a CDS encoding membrane protein yields MKEKLAGTILLCAIVPLAVISYLFIVIVGTFGNPARVRQGVRALDHFVNATLFNGYAWESLSSHAWRERDKRWAKIVIKITDFFDKNHCQKANKREQEVVDLVLKKKLTEQTVGKQL; encoded by the coding sequence ATGAAAGAAAAATTAGCAGGAACTATACTACTTTGCGCTATCGTTCCTTTAGCGGTGATTAGTTATCTTTTTATTGTTATAGTGGGTACTTTTGGCAATCCTGCTAGGGTTAGACAAGGTGTGAGAGCGCTTGATCATTTTGTCAATGCTACTTTGTTTAATGGTTATGCTTGGGAGTCTTTATCATCTCATGCTTGGAGAGAACGCGATAAAAGATGGGCTAAAATAGTTATTAAAATTACAGATTTTTTTGATAAAAATCACTGCCAAAAGGCAAATAAAAGAGAGCAAGAGGTTGTGGATTTGGTTTTAAAGAAAAAACTTACCGAACAAACTGTCGGTAAGCAACTTTAA
- a CDS encoding cytochrome P450 — MGQCPFHPKPYKNKASTLTTFLLKRRSWLDGLYERSYKMMMGRVKMPGFDLYVVNDPKEVRRIMVDEVREYPKSQLLHELLEPLLGISIFTTNDRVWEKQRELLRPSFEMTRISKVFDLMSEAASDMMARFAKYEDKAIIEVDEAMTFVTADVIFRTIMSSKLDEQKGKLVLDAFVTVQEETVKTAMRRMFRFPTWLSNLLGERKRLKAGGVIRKVLSDIIKPRYDNALNDQGKYEDILSSLLMVVDADTNERFSFNEILDQVAMLFLAGHETTASSLTWTLYILSISPNEQQKAYEEIMQVAGDEEFKIEYIRAMKYLTNVFKESLRLYPPVGFFAREARNDNKMRDKLIKKGSGVVVAPWLIHRHDSFWENPHEFDPSRHEDKSKIKKDTYMPFGMGERVCIGQGFAMQEAVLILANILRTYKLELEENFVPDIVGRLTIRSANGMNIRFIKRQK; from the coding sequence ATGGGTCAGTGTCCTTTTCATCCAAAGCCTTATAAAAATAAAGCTTCTACATTAACTACTTTTTTACTAAAAAGAAGATCTTGGCTTGATGGACTTTATGAGCGAAGCTATAAAATGATGATGGGTAGAGTAAAAATGCCCGGATTTGATCTATATGTAGTAAATGATCCAAAAGAAGTTAGACGCATTATGGTAGATGAGGTTAGAGAATATCCAAAAAGCCAACTTTTACATGAGCTTTTGGAGCCACTTTTGGGTATAAGTATTTTTACAACTAACGATAGAGTATGGGAAAAACAAAGAGAACTTTTAAGACCTTCTTTTGAAATGACAAGGATTTCTAAAGTTTTTGATTTGATGAGTGAAGCAGCTTCTGATATGATGGCAAGATTTGCAAAGTATGAAGATAAAGCGATTATAGAAGTAGATGAAGCTATGACTTTTGTGACTGCAGATGTGATTTTTAGAACTATCATGTCATCAAAACTTGATGAGCAAAAAGGCAAACTTGTTTTAGATGCTTTTGTAACTGTGCAAGAAGAAACAGTTAAAACAGCTATGCGAAGAATGTTTCGCTTCCCAACTTGGCTTTCAAATCTTTTAGGTGAGAGAAAAAGACTTAAAGCGGGTGGAGTTATACGCAAGGTTTTATCAGATATTATAAAGCCAAGATATGATAATGCCCTAAATGATCAAGGAAAATATGAAGATATTTTATCATCATTGCTTATGGTAGTAGATGCAGATACTAATGAGAGATTTTCTTTTAATGAAATTTTAGACCAAGTTGCCATGCTTTTCTTAGCAGGCCATGAAACTACTGCAAGCTCGCTAACTTGGACACTATATATTTTAAGTATTTCTCCAAATGAGCAGCAAAAAGCTTATGAAGAAATCATGCAAGTTGCAGGCGATGAGGAGTTTAAAATAGAGTATATTAGAGCGATGAAATATCTTACAAATGTGTTTAAAGAAAGTTTAAGACTTTATCCGCCAGTTGGCTTTTTTGCTAGAGAAGCAAGAAATGATAACAAAATGAGAGATAAGCTCATCAAAAAAGGCTCAGGTGTAGTAGTGGCTCCATGGCTTATCCATAGACATGATAGTTTTTGGGAAAATCCACATGAGTTTGATCCAAGTCGCCATGAAGATAAAAGCAAGATTAAAAAAGACACTTATATGCCTTTTGGTATGGGAGAGCGTGTGTGTATAGGGCAGGGCTTTGCTATGCAAGAGGCTGTTTTGATTTTAGCTAATATTTTAAGGACTTATAAGTTAGAATTAGAAGAAAATTTTGTACCTGATATAGTAGGAAGATTAACTATAAGATCAGCAAATGGTATGAATATAAGATTTATAAAAAGGCAAAAATGA
- a CDS encoding DUF829 domain-containing protein, translated as MKKICQKRDVFYIAGYDPRGYRHYYAMFKKNLAEQNILLNYDYTLSKAQVNIYPFWQIQTPHTSTSYTFLSWNDIVKKNWSEGIKDALSDCYSFFRIYTITGLFLKFGKESPHQLITGYYPFFYVLLSLIFTLVCAFGSLFYLQNFHIILGILAFVLSLVFLPKMLYKLGKKLAVFWIARICSFCANWEKNSQGELELRIDDFARVIFEKLKENANDKNYELILSAHSVGTVLCINVLAKVFRKCEKENVSFENLKVLTLGECIPLVSYQKRSFEFRKDLEYLGSKNLIWYDFTSIIDGACFAQVDFIRTSGVKAQFSPKYLSAKFHTLYKNKDYKKIKKEKYKAHFLYLFATQIQGVYNFFEFVIGKNKLEEKIK; from the coding sequence ATGAAAAAAATATGCCAAAAAAGAGATGTTTTTTATATAGCTGGTTATGATCCTAGAGGATATAGGCATTATTATGCTATGTTTAAAAAAAATTTAGCTGAGCAGAATATACTTTTAAATTATGATTATACTTTATCAAAAGCTCAAGTTAATATTTATCCTTTTTGGCAAATTCAAACCCCACATACAAGCACTTCTTATACCTTTTTAAGCTGGAATGATATAGTCAAAAAAAACTGGTCAGAGGGTATAAAAGATGCTCTGAGTGATTGTTATAGTTTTTTTAGAATTTATACCATCACAGGGCTTTTTTTAAAATTTGGTAAAGAATCCCCACATCAACTTATCACAGGTTATTATCCATTTTTTTATGTGCTTTTGAGTTTGATTTTTACTTTAGTTTGTGCTTTTGGAAGTTTATTTTATTTGCAAAATTTTCATATTATTTTAGGAATTTTAGCTTTTGTTTTATCGTTAGTGTTTTTACCAAAAATGCTTTATAAACTAGGTAAGAAATTAGCTGTTTTTTGGATAGCTAGAATTTGTTCTTTTTGTGCAAACTGGGAGAAAAATTCTCAAGGTGAACTTGAGTTAAGAATAGATGATTTTGCTAGAGTTATTTTTGAAAAACTAAAAGAAAATGCAAATGATAAAAACTATGAGCTCATCTTAAGCGCACATAGCGTAGGAACGGTGCTTTGCATAAATGTTTTAGCAAAAGTGTTTAGAAAATGTGAAAAAGAAAATGTTTCTTTTGAAAATTTAAAGGTTTTAACTTTAGGTGAGTGTATACCTTTGGTAAGCTATCAAAAAAGATCTTTTGAGTTTAGAAAAGACTTAGAGTATTTAGGAAGTAAGAATTTAATATGGTATGATTTTACTTCTATTATTGATGGGGCTTGTTTTGCACAAGTTGATTTTATACGCACAAGCGGAGTAAAAGCACAATTTAGTCCAAAATACCTTTCGGCTAAATTTCATACCTTATATAAAAACAAAGATTATAAAAAAATCAAAAAAGAAAAATATAAAGCACATTTTTTATATTTATTTGCCACACAAATTCAAGGAGTATATAACTTTTTTGAATTTGTCATAGGTAAAAATAAATTAGAAGAAAAAATCAAATAG
- a CDS encoding SGNH/GDSL hydrolase family protein: protein MDVILLGGSNSVVKNGLRIGLENKDITLYNYALGLSTSLQNLYELIRHKKTIINSDFLISESNINDYLSPMSLNIILRNIDYFYEELYKANKITIVLILPIPACNDKSKAINEAHRKNCTHYGFNLIDVDLYYQKNNLYDFDQNYKFHPIPLAMQELGKNIIKNLHRFKKSKENIICSKRKFHIFTPSNSTKIEHKNSFFCEKTINIKANEKIIFPKEFKNYQILGIHTWNHASSLTHAISSISIENSSFKLVKNFGLINTFQDIQNEKAICDEQTFLYVNTQIIKQSEESSGLSIANEKTPRLDYVDLIGILLLEKDDDKKIECKIQLINAYELLIPPIAFYKELVLEYHELKKLDMQTFLQSQNHNLLRFLNHKGLKNEYEMFIHQNNKLYGASLRIKERLSYKLGEAIMKNSKSYLGYFKIPFELRKVKKDHFKNQKDQKNLPPLKAYADYKHAQIAKTHLPYLLGNALLQASRTPFKIGYLSLPFKLKKIAKNYKKKI from the coding sequence ATGGATGTAATCTTACTAGGTGGTAGTAATAGTGTAGTTAAAAATGGTCTTAGGATAGGTCTTGAAAATAAAGACATTACATTATATAATTACGCTTTAGGGCTTAGCACTTCTTTACAAAATCTTTATGAATTAATACGCCATAAAAAAACTATAATCAACAGTGATTTTCTCATCAGCGAATCAAATATCAATGATTATTTAAGCCCTATGAGCTTAAATATTATACTTAGAAATATTGATTATTTTTACGAAGAACTTTACAAAGCAAACAAAATTACTATAGTGCTTATACTCCCCATACCAGCTTGTAATGATAAATCAAAAGCTATCAATGAAGCTCATAGGAAAAATTGTACTCATTATGGTTTTAATCTAATCGATGTAGATCTTTACTACCAAAAAAATAATCTTTATGATTTTGATCAAAACTATAAATTCCACCCTATACCACTAGCTATGCAAGAGCTTGGTAAAAACATCATTAAAAATTTACACAGGTTTAAAAAATCTAAAGAAAATATCATTTGCTCAAAAAGAAAATTTCATATCTTTACGCCCTCAAATTCAACTAAAATAGAGCATAAAAACTCATTTTTTTGTGAAAAAACTATAAATATCAAAGCTAATGAAAAAATCATTTTTCCAAAAGAGTTCAAAAATTATCAAATCTTAGGCATACACACTTGGAATCACGCCAGTTCATTAACCCATGCTATATCATCTATAAGCATTGAAAACTCATCTTTTAAATTAGTAAAAAATTTTGGACTTATCAATACTTTTCAAGATATACAAAATGAAAAAGCAATTTGTGATGAGCAAACCTTTTTGTATGTTAATACACAAATTATCAAGCAAAGTGAGGAAAGTTCGGGCTTAAGCATAGCAAATGAAAAAACACCAAGACTTGATTATGTGGACTTAATAGGAATTTTACTTTTAGAAAAAGATGATGATAAAAAAATTGAATGTAAAATTCAACTTATAAATGCTTATGAGCTTTTGATACCACCTATAGCATTTTATAAAGAATTAGTGCTAGAATACCATGAACTAAAAAAACTTGATATGCAAACATTTTTACAAAGTCAAAATCATAATCTTTTGCGTTTTTTAAATCATAAAGGCTTAAAAAATGAATATGAGATGTTTATCCACCAAAACAATAAACTTTATGGAGCTAGCTTAAGGATAAAAGAAAGATTAAGCTATAAGCTTGGAGAAGCTATCATGAAAAATAGCAAAAGTTATCTAGGGTATTTTAAAATACCCTTTGAACTAAGAAAAGTCAAAAAAGATCATTTTAAAAATCAAAAAGATCAAAAAAATCTACCACCACTAAAAGCCTATGCAGACTACAAACACGCTCAAATAGCCAAAACACACTTGCCTTATCTTTTAGGTAATGCACTTTTGCAAGCTTCAAGAACTCCTTTTAAAATAGGCTATTTAAGTTTACCTTTTAAACTAAAAAAAATTGCAAAAAACTATAAAAAGAAAATTTAA
- the kpsS gene encoding capsule polysaccharide modification protein KpsS: MNLSKKLKKFSGKNVLLLQGPVGGFFRKIATKIPKAKVYKVNFNGGDFFFYPFKSINYTKSLADLEDFYKKLFEEKQIQVIIMYNDCRKVHEIAINVAKQMGIEVWIFEEGYIRPNFITFEKDGVNANSTLPREKEFYLSQKKFDKDFKFKTFSSTFRNMAFASFLYWLFAFLFSWYFNNSLHHRSLKLFDFLPWLCSVYRKNKYKITEKSLNEKILSLKQKYFLAILQVHNDTQLSHHYKKTTEKFIEEVIISFANHAKAKSYLVFKHHPMDRGYRDYIKLIEDLSLKYNVEGRILYIHDLHLPTLLINARGAIVINSTVGLSALYHNSPLKVMGKAFYDIEGLTYQKSLHTFWKECRAYKPDAVLHAKFRNYVIYKTQVNGNFFKNTSLD, from the coding sequence ATGAATTTAAGTAAAAAGTTAAAAAAATTTTCTGGTAAAAATGTTTTATTACTCCAAGGACCTGTGGGAGGGTTTTTTCGTAAAATTGCTACAAAAATTCCAAAAGCTAAGGTTTATAAAGTAAATTTTAATGGAGGGGATTTTTTCTTTTATCCTTTTAAAAGCATTAATTACACTAAAAGTTTAGCTGATCTTGAAGACTTTTATAAAAAGCTTTTTGAAGAAAAACAAATTCAAGTTATCATTATGTATAATGATTGTAGAAAAGTGCATGAAATAGCCATTAATGTTGCTAAGCAAATGGGTATTGAAGTATGGATTTTTGAAGAAGGTTATATAAGACCAAACTTCATTACTTTTGAAAAGGATGGAGTAAATGCAAACTCCACTTTACCAAGAGAAAAAGAATTTTATCTAAGTCAGAAAAAATTTGATAAAGATTTTAAATTTAAAACTTTCTCAAGCACTTTTAGAAATATGGCCTTTGCTTCATTTTTATACTGGCTTTTTGCTTTTTTATTTTCTTGGTATTTTAATAATTCTTTACATCATAGAAGTTTAAAACTATTTGACTTTTTACCTTGGCTTTGCTCAGTATATAGAAAAAACAAATACAAAATCACAGAAAAAAGTTTAAACGAAAAAATTCTTTCCCTAAAGCAAAAGTATTTTTTGGCTATTTTACAAGTGCATAATGATACTCAACTCTCCCATCATTATAAAAAAACTACAGAAAAATTTATAGAAGAAGTAATCATTTCTTTTGCTAATCATGCCAAAGCAAAGTCTTATTTAGTTTTTAAGCACCATCCTATGGATCGTGGCTATAGGGACTATATTAAACTTATAGAAGATTTGAGCTTAAAATACAATGTCGAGGGTAGAATTTTATATATACATGACTTACACTTACCTACGCTCTTAATCAATGCAAGAGGTGCTATAGTTATAAATAGCACAGTAGGACTTTCTGCTTTATATCACAATAGCCCTTTAAAAGTTATGGGAAAAGCTTTTTATGATATAGAAGGTTTGACTTATCAAAAAAGCTTGCATACTTTTTGGAAAGAATGCAGGGCATATAAGCCTGATGCTGTTTTGCACGCTAAATTTAGAAATTATGTGATATATAAAACCCAAGTCAATGGAAATTTTTTCAAAAATACTAGTTTAGATTAA